A region from the Papio anubis isolate 15944 chromosome 6, Panubis1.0, whole genome shotgun sequence genome encodes:
- the CASP8AP2 gene encoding CASP8-associated protein 2 isoform X3: MAADDDNGDGTSLFDVFSASPLKNNDEGSLDIYAGLDSAVSDTASKSCVPSRNCLDLYEEILTEEGTAKEATYNDLQVEYGKCQLQMKELMKKFKEIQTQNFSLINENQSLKKNISALIKTARVEINRKDEEISNLHQRLSEFPHFRNNHKTARTFDTVKTKDLKSRSPHLDDCSKTDHRAKSDVSKDVHHSTSLPNLEKEGKSHSDKRSTSHLPISVEKHCTNGVWSRSHYQVGEGSSNEDSRRGRKDIRHSQFNRGTERVRKDLSPGCGDGEPRILEASQRLQGHPEKYGKGEPKTESKSSKFKSNSDSDYKGERINSSWEKETPGERSHSRVDSQSDKKLERQSERSQNINRKEVKSQDKEERKVDQKPKSVVKDQDHWRRSERASLPHSKNEITTFSHNSSKYHVEERRGWEDCKRDRSVNSHSFQDGRCPSFLSNSRTHKNIDSKEVDAMHQWENTPLKAERHRTEDKRKRERESKEDNKHIRNEKRVPTEHFQKVNKETKKTTSDLKKQNEPKTDKGEVPDNGVSEGAHNKELAMKAENGPNETKNKDLKLSFMEKLNLTLSPAKKQPVSQDNQNKTTDVPKSSGVCDSECSVQAKTVAYVPSVSEHILGEASVSEHTMGETKSSLLEPKVALLAVTEPRIGISETKMEEENSLLVRSVDNTMHCEVPICGTETSFPSPMEIQQTESLFPSTGMKQTINNGRAAAPVVMDVLQTDVSQNFGLELDTKRNDNSDSCGISEGMEMKVALSTTVGETTESILQPSIEEADILPIMLSEDNNPKFEPSVVVTPLVESKSCHLEPCLPKDTLDSSLQQTELMDHRMATGETNSVYHDDDNSVLSIDLNHLRPIPEAISPLNSPVRPVAKVLRNESPPQVPVYNNSHKDVFLPNSAHSTSKSQSDLNKENQKPIYKSDKCTEADTSKNSPLDELEEGEIRSDSETSKPQESFEKNSKPRASANVRKSKTIPRHGKSTVGLDKDSRKTHVRIHQTNNKWNKRPDKSSRSSKTEKKDKVMSTSSLEKIVPIIAVPSSEQEIMHMLRMIRKHVRKNYMKFKAKFSLIQFHRIIESAILSFTSLIKHLNLHKICKSVTTLQKNLCDVIESKLKQVKKNGIVDRLFEQQLPDMKKKLWKFVDDQLDYLFAKLKKILVQFCDSKNFGRDSDEGKPEKTSKQNAQYSDCQKGSGYNSNKELLKKKLSKSEDCVHYKSLVGCKKSEEKYQDQNNSSINTVKHDSKKNFNNCFDNTKNSQSEERSLELHCSSTPKSEKNEGSSIEDAQTSQHATLKPERSFEILTEQQASSLTFNLVSDAQMGEIFKSLLQGSDLLDSSVNCTEKSEWELKTPEKQLLETLKCESIPACTTEELVSGVASPCPKMISDDNWSLLSSEKGPSLSSGLSLPVHPDVLDESCMFEVSTNLPLSKDNVCSVEKSKPCVSSILFEDLAVSLTVPSPLKSDGHLSFLKPDVSSSSTPEEVISAHFSEDALLEEEDASEQDIHLALESDNSSSKSSCSSSWTSRSVAPGFQYHPNLPMHAVIMEKSNDHFIVKIRRATPSTSSGLKQSMMPDESLTSLPRHGKEADERADKEYISCQNTVFKSVEELENSNKNVDNSKSTHEEQSSMIQTQVPDIYEFLKDASGKMGHRDEVSDECFKLHQVWETKVPESIEELPSMEEISHSVGDHLPNTYIDLTKDPVTETKNLGEFIEVTVLNIDQLGCSGGTLNQSAQILDNSLQADTVGAFIDLTQDASSETKNEGNHPELAVEDLGCGVIQVDEDNCKEEKAQMANRPLECIVEETYIDLTTESPSSCEVKKDELKSELGSNCVNSELPGTLHNAHKKRRNLSDLNHSHKKQRKETDLTNKEKTKKPTQDSCENAEAHRKKASKKRAPPVNKDPLSLKATPGIKDSSAALATSTSLSAKNVIKKKGEIIILWTRNDDREILLECQKRGPSFKTFAYLAAKLDKNPNQVSERFQQLMKLFEKSKCR; encoded by the exons aTTGTCTGAGTTTCCACATTTTCGAAATAATCATAAAACCGCAAGGACATTTGATACAGTTAAAACAAAAGATCTTAAATCTAGATCTCCACATTTGGATGATTGTTCAAAGACTGATCACAGAGCTAAAAGTGATGTTTCTAAAGATGTACATCATAGCACTTCACTGCCAAAtctggaaaaggaaggaaaatcacaTTCTGATAAAAGGAGTACTTCACATTTACCTATATCTGTCGAGAAACACTGCACTAATGGTGTTTGGTCGCGTTCTCATTATCAGGTTGGTGAGGGTAGCTCAAATGAGGAtagtagaagaggaagaaaagatattAGACATAGCCAGTTCAACAGAGGAACTGAAAGAGTACGAAAAGACTTAAGTCCTGGCTGTGGTGATGGTGAACCAAGGATACTGGAGGCTAGTCAAAGGCTACAAGGACATCCTGAGAAATATGGTAAAGGTGAACCAAAGACTGAAAGCAAAAGTTCAAAGTTTAAAAGTAACTCAGATTCTGACTATAAAGGTGAACGCATTAACTCTTCTTGGGAGAAAGAGACCCCTGGAGAAAGGTCACACAGTCGAGTAGACTCTCAAAGTgacaaaaaactagaaagacaaaGTGAAAGATcacaaaatataaataggaaAGAAGTTAAATcacaagacaaagaagaaagaaaagttgatCAAAAACCTAAGTCAGTAGTAAAGGACCAAGATCACTGGAGAAGATCTGAACGAGCATCACTTCCTCATTCCAAGAACGAAATAACAACATTTTCTCATAATTCAAGTAAATACCAtgtagaagagagaagaggatggGAAGATTGTAAAAGAGACAGGAGTGTAAACAGTCATAGTTTTCAAGATGGAAGATGTCCATCTTTTCTTTCAAACAGTAGAACTCACAAAAACATTGACTCTAAGGAAGTTGATGCTATGCACCAGTGGGAAAACACACCTTTAAAAGCAGAAAGACATAGAACCGAAGATAAGAGGAAAAGAGAACGAGAAAGCAAAGAAGATAATAAgcatattagaaatgaaaaaagagtacCTACAGAACATTTTCAGAAGGTTAATAAGGAAACTAAGAAAACCACTTCTGatttaaagaaacagaatgaaCCAAAGACTGATAAGGGAGAAGTCCCTGATAATGGAGTTTCTGAAGGAGCACATAATAAAGAGCTTGCAATGAAAGCTGAGAATGgtccaaatgaaacaaaaaacaaagacctAAAATTGAGTTTTATGGAAAAATTGAACTTAACTCTTTCTCCTGCTAAAAAGCAACCTGTTTCTCAGGATAATCAGAATAAAACAACTGATGTTCCCAAGTCCAGTGGTGTATGTGATTCAGAGTGTTCAGTGCAAGCTAAAACAGTGGCATATGTTCCCTCCGTCAGTGAACATATCTTGGGGGAAGCCTCTGTCAGTGAACATACCATGGGGGAAACGAAGTCATCATTATTGGAACCAAAGGTTGCTCTTTTAGCAGTGACTGAACCCAGGATTGGTATCTCAGAAAccaaaatggaagaagaaaatagtTTGTTAGTTAGATCTGTTGACAATACTATGCATTGTGAAGTGCCCATTTGTGGTACAGAGACTTCCTTCCCATCTCCTATGGAAATACAACAGACAGAATCCTTGTTTCCATCAACAGGAATGAAACAAACCATTAATAATGGAAGGGCAGCAGCTCCTGTGGTAATGGATGTATTACAAACAGATGTGTCTCAAAACTTTGGATTGGAATTGGATACCAAAAGAAATGATAATTCAGATTCTTGTGGTATTTCTGAAGGTATGGAAATGAAGGTAGCACTTTCAACAACAGTGGGTGAAACCACTGAAAGCATTTTGCAGCCTTCAATTGAGGAAGCTGATATTTTGCCAATAATGCTTTCAGAAGATAATAACCCAAAATTTGAGCCTTCTGTTGTAGTTACACCACTTGTTGAGAGTAAGTCATGTCATTTGGAGCCTTGCTTACCTAAAGATACTCTAGATTCTTCACTTCAGCAGACTGAGTTAATGGACCACAGAATGGCAACTGGTGAAACAAACTCAGTATATCATGATGATGATAACTCGGTTTTGAGCATTGACCTTAATCACCTGAGACCTATTCCAGAAGCTATCAGCCCTCTGAATAGTCCAGTGAGACCTGTAGCAAAAGTTCTTAGAAATGAAAGCCCACCTCAAGTTCCAGTATATAATAACAGTCATAAAG ATGTGTTTTTACCAAATTCAGCTCATTCTACCTCTAAGAGTCAGTCTGATCTCAATAAGGAAAATCAAAAGCCAATTTACAAATCTGACAAATGTACAGAAGCAGACACATCTAAGAATTCACCATTAGATGAATTAGAAGAAGGGGAAATTAGAAGTGATAGTGAAACATCTAAACCACaagaaagttttgaaaaaaattccaaGCCTAGAGCGTCGGCTAATGTGCGGAAGTCAAAGACTATCCCACGACATGGGAAAAGTACTGTGGGTTTGGATAAAGACAGTAGGAAAACACATGTAAGAATCCATCAGACCAATAACAAATGGAATAAAAGACCTGATAAATCTAGCAGATCTTCAAAAACGGAGAAGAAAGATAAAGTGATGAGCACTTCCAGCTTGGAAAAAATAGTTCCAATTATTGCTGTACCCTCTTCTGAACAAGAGATCATGCACATGTTACGAATGATAAGAAAACATGTaaggaaaaattatatgaaattcaaggCAAAATTTTCATTAATACAATTTCATAGAATTATTGAGTCAGCAATTTTGAGTTTTACATCTCTAATTAAACATCTCAACTTACACAAAATCTGTAAGTCAGTGACTACCTTACAGAAGAATCTCTGTGATGTTATAGAGTCTAAACTtaagcaagttaaaaaaaatggcaTAGTTGATCGTTTATTTGAACAGCAGCTAccagatatgaaaaaaaaattgtggaagtTTGTAGATGACCAACTTGATTATTTGTTTGCAAAGCTTAAGAAAATCTTAGTTCAGTTTTGTGATTCCAAAAACTTTGGAAGAGATAGTGATGAAGGCAAACCTgaaaaaacaagtaaacagaATGCACAGTATTCAGATTGTCAGAAAGGGAGTGGGTACAACTCCAACAAAgaattgctgaaaaaaaaattatcaaaatcagaaGACTGTGTTCATTATAAGTCTTTAGTGGGATGTAAAAAATCTGAGGAAAAATACCAAGACCAAAATAACTCCAGTATTAACACTGTAAAGCAtgacagtaaaaaaaattttaacaactgCTTTGATAATACAAAGAACTCTCAATCCGAAGAGCGCTCCTTGGAACTACACTGTTCAAGCACCCCAAAGTcggaaaaaaatgaaggaagcagTATAGAGGATGCACAGACATCCCAGCATGCAACTTTGAAGCCAGAACGAAGTTTTGAGATTCTTACTGAACAGCAAGCATCTAGCCTTACTTTTAATTTAGTGAGTGATGCACAAATgggtgaaatatttaaaagtttgttgCAAGGTTCTGATCTTTTAGATAGTAGTGTTAACTGTACTGAAAAAAGTGAGTGGGAGTTAAAGACTCCGGAGAAGCAGTTGCTAGAGACTCTTAAGTGCGAGTCTATACCAGCTTGTACAACAGAAGAGCTAGTTTCAGGGGTGGCTTCTCCATGTCCtaaaatgattagtgatgataatTGGTCATTATTATCATCTGAGAAAGGTCCGTCTCTGTCTTCAGGGCTTTCATTGCCAGTTCATCCTGATGTGTTGGATGAAAGTTGTATGTTTGAAGTGTCTACTAACCTACCTTTAAGTAAAGATAATGTGTGTAGTGTAGAAAAGAGCAAGCCCTGCGTTTCTTCCATACTTTTTGAAGATCTAGCAGTCTCTTTAACAGTACCATCACCTCTGAAGTCAGATGGTCATCTCAGTTTTTTAAAGCCTGATGTTTCGTCTAGTTCAACTCCTGAAGAAGTCATTAGTGCTCATTTTAGTGAAGATGCATTACTTGAGGAAGAGGATGCATCTGAGCAAGATATTCATTTAGCTCTGGAGTCTGATAATTCAAGCAGTAAATCAAGTTGTTCTTCTTCCTGGACAAGCCGATCTGTTGCTCCAGGCTTTCAGTACCACCCTAATCTACCTATGCATGCCGTCATAATGGAAAAGTCCAATgatcattttattgtgaaaatacGACGTGCAACACCATCTACCTCTTCTGGTCTTAAACAGAGTATGATGCCTGATGAATCATTGACATCTTTGCCCAGACATGGAAAGGAAGCTGATGAAAGAGCAGATAAGGAATATATTTCATGTCAGAACACAGTTTTTAAATCTGTGGAGGAATTGGAAAATTCCAACAAAAATGTTGATAACAGCAAGTCAACTCATGAAGAACAGAGCTCTATGATACAAACACAGGTTCCTGATATATATGAATTTCTTAAAGATGCTTCAGGTAAGATGGGTCATCGTGATGAAGTATCTGATGAATGTTTCAAATTGCATCAAGTATGGGAAACAAAAGTGCCTGAAAGCATTGAAGAATTGCCTTCAATGGAAGAAATCTCACACTCTGTCGGGGATCATCTTCCAAACACATATATAGATCTAACGAAAGATCCAGTCACTGAAACCAAAAACTTGGGGGAATTCATAGAAGTAACAGTTTTAAATATTGATCAGTTGGGATGTTCTGGAGGCACTTTAAATCAAAGTGCTCAAATATTAGACAATTCTTTGCAGGCTGATACTGTAGGTGCTTTTATTGATTTGACACAAGATGCTTCAAGTGAGACTAAAAATGAAGGTAATCATCCTGAATTAGCTGTTGAAGACTTGGGATGTGGGGTGATACAGGTAGATGAAGATAATTGTAAGGAAGAAAAggcacaaatggcaaacaggcctTTGGAGTGCATTGTTGAGGAAACCTATATCGACTTGACCACAGAATCTCCCAGTTCATGTGAagtaaaaaaggatgaattaaaATCAGAGCTAGGATCAAATTGTGTTAACTCGGAGTTGCCTGGGACTTTGCATAATGCtcacaaaaagagaagaaaccttTCTGATCTAAATCATtctcataaaaaacaaagaaaggaaacagatttAACCAATAAGGAAAAGACCAAGAAACCTACCCAAGATTCTTGTGAGAATGCTGAAGCTCACCGAAAGAAAGCCAGTAAGAAGAGGGCCCCTCCTGTGAATAAAGATCCCTTATCATTAAAGGCAACCCCAGGGATTAAGGATTCATCAGCAGCACTTGCCACTTCTACGAGCCTTTCTGCAAAGAATGTTAttaaaaagaagggagaaattaTCATTTTATGGACAAG